A genomic stretch from Arachis stenosperma cultivar V10309 chromosome 3, arast.V10309.gnm1.PFL2, whole genome shotgun sequence includes:
- the LOC130970157 gene encoding glucan endo-1,3-beta-glucosidase 2-like, with protein MALHSYLLLLLLLQISLLAADEAFIGVNIGTSLSDMPHPTQVVALLKSQQIHHVRLYDADQAMLIALAKTGIEVSVSVPNEELLAIAQSNSTAANWVYRNVVAHYPSTNITSICVGSEVLTTLPNVAKILVNAVKYIHSALVASNLDRQIKVSTPLSSSMILDSFPPSQAFFNRSLNPILIPMLDFLQSTGSYLMLNIYPYYDYMESNGVIPLDYALFKPLPPNKEAIDSNTLVHYTNVFDAVVDAAYFAMSFLNFTNIPVVVTETGWPSKGDRNEPDATLDNANAYNSNLIKHVLNMTGTPKHPGIAISTYIYELYNEDTKAGPLSEKNWGLFDANGKPIYILHLTGSGAVLANDTTNQTYCVAKDDADPKMLQAGIDWACGPGKVDCSPLLQGQPCYEPDNVVAHANYAFDTYYHLMGRSSEACNFNQMATISTSNPSHGSCVFPGSLGKNGTFDNVTAASMNSTSLDSSANNVHRSLVLVIGVVVTWGVVLL; from the exons ATGGCTCTGCATTcttatcttcttctccttcttcttcttcaaatctctctacTTGCAGCTGATGAAG CATTCATTGGAGTGAACATTGGAACATCTCTCTCAGACATGCCTCATCCAACACAAGTAGTAGCACTTCTTAAATCACAGCAAATTCACCATGTTCGGTTGTATGATGCTGACCAAGCCATGCTCATTGCACTTGCAAAGACAGGAATTGAAGTTTCTGTCTCTGTCCCCAATGAAGAACTCTTAGCAATTGCCCAATCAAATTCCACAGCTGCCAATTGGGTTTACCGAAATGTTGTAGCACATTATCCATCCACTAACATAACATCAATTTGTGTTGGTTCTGAGGTTTTAACCACACTTCCTAACGTTGCAAAAATCCTAGTCAATGCCGTTAAGTACATTCATTCAGCTCTTGTCGCTTCGAATCTGGATCGCCAGATCAAAGTTTCCACACCCCTTTCGTCTTCCATGATCCTCGATTCGTTCCCTCCTTCCCAAGCCTTCTTTAACCGCTCCCTGAATCCTATCTTGATTCCAATGCTTGATTTCTTGCAATCAACTGGCTCCTATTTAATGCTCAACATTTACCCGTACTATGATTACATGGAATCTAACGGGGTGATTCCACTGGACTATGCACTCTTCAAGCCTCTGCCTCCCAACAAAGAAGCCATAGATTCCAACACACTTGTACACTACACCAATGTGTTTGATGCTGTGGTGGACGCGGCATATTTCGCCATGTCCTTTCTAAACTTCACCAATATCCCGGTGGTGGTGACGGAGACAGGATGGCCTTCCAAGGGCGACCGGAACGAGCCGGACGCAACATTAGACAATGCAAATGCATATAACAGCAATCTCATCAAACATGTTTTAAACATGACAGGAACTCCCAAGCATCCGGGGATAGCCATTAGTACTTACATCTATGAGCTCTACAATGAGGACACAAAAGCAGGGCCATTGTCTGAAAAGAACTGGGGATTGTTTGATGCAAATGGAAAACCTATTTACATATTGCATCTCACAGGGTCAGGAGCAGTTTTGGCTAATGATACTACAAATCAAACTTACTGCGTTGCCAAGGATGATGCTGATCCCAAGATGCTGCAGGCTGGAATAGATTGGGCTTGTGGACCTGGCAAGGTGGATTGCTCTCCATTGCTTCAGGGCCAACCCTGCTATGAACCCGACAATGTGGTTGCACATGCTAACTATGCTTTTGATACTTACTACCATTTGATGGGAAGGTCTTCTGAAGCCTGTAACTTCAATCAAATGGCTACAATTTCTACCTCCAATCCAA GTCACGGTTCTTGTGTATTTCCGGGAAG TCTCGGCAAAAATGGAACCTTTGATAATGTGACAGCAGCATCAATGAACTCAACAAGTTTAGATTCTTCTGCTAACAATGTTCATAGAAGCCTTGTATTGGtgataggagtagtagtaacaTGGGGAGTGGTTTTGCTATGA
- the LOC130966453 gene encoding transcription factor MYB20-like produces the protein MGRQPCCDKVGLKKGPWTAEEDKKLINFILTNGQCCWRAVPKLAGLLRCGKSCRLRWTNYLRPDLKRGLLSEYEEKMVIDLHAQLGNRWSKIASHLPGRTDNEIKNHWNTHIKKKLKKLGIDPVTHKPLSNNTTDQNQIKPEQPPLQEQEQDHHESSILVEPEIKEAEKPEAEDQFMTPLFESMDTIMMNGFCTDEVPILEPDEILAPCAGDASTSSTATTTSSSSSSSSSSSDSYSNNPSSKFLEDLLLSDSEWSNDNNNNNYSSMALWDDDDFISSLDMLLNDDYYDSDRKQQQQPFDASLNQYPRMIMDSSESWAYGLF, from the exons ATGGGAAGGCAACCATGCTGTGATAAAGTTGGGTTGAAGAAGGGGCCATGGACTGCAGAGGAGGACAAGAAGCTGATCAACTTCATCCTCACCAATGGCCAATGTTGCTGGAGAGCTGTCCCTAAACTTGCAG GCTTGTTAAGGTGTGGTAAAAGTTGTAGGCTTCGGTGGACAAATTACCTCAGGCCAGACTTGAAAAGAGGCCTTCTATCAGAATATGAGGAGAAAATGGTCATTGACCTCCATGCTCAATTAGGCAACAG GTGGTCTAAGATTGCTTCACATCTGCCTGGAAGAACTGATAATGAGATCAAGAATCATTGGAACACCCACATCAAGAAAAAGCTCAAGAAATTGGGAATTGATCCTGTCACACACAAGCCACTCTCTAATAATACCACTGACCAAAATCAAATCAAACCAGAACAACCACCACTTCAAGAGCAAGAACAAGATCATCATGAGTCTTCCATACTTGTTGAACCTGAAATTAAGGAGGCAGAGAAGCCTGAGGCAGAGGATCAATTCATGACCCCACTGTTTGAATCAATGGACACAATAATGATGAATGGTTTTTGCACAGATGAAGTTCCAATTTTAGAACCTGATGAGATCCTTGCTCCATGTGCTGGTGATGCTTCTACTTCATCAACAGCAACAACcacttcatcatcatcatcatcatcatcatcttcttctgaTTCTTATTCAAATAATCCATCATCCAAGTTCCTTGAAGACCTTCTTCTCTCAGATTctgagtggtccaatgacaataacaacaacaactatAGCAGCATGGCCTTATgggatgatgatgacttcattaGCAGTTTGGATATGCTTCTTAATGATGATTATTATGACAGTGACAGAAAACAGCAGCAGCAACCTTTTGATGCTTCACTGAATCAGTACCCAAGAATGATCATGGATTCATCAGAATCTTGGGCTTATGGCTTGTTTTGA